In the Natrinema sp. CBA1119 genome, GGTCGAAGGATCGGTCGCGAGCCAGCCTGACCACGGCGGTCTCGAGGTCGTCTTGAAGTTCACAGCAGATACAGCCGTTCGAGAGCTCCGCGACGCCGTCGTCGAGCTCGAGTTCCGACCCCTCGGCGACGAGTTCGGCGTCGACGTTGACCTCGCCCATGTCGTTGACGAGGACCGCCAGCGTCCGGTCGCCGGCGTTCGACAGCAGGTGATTGAGCAGCGTCGTCTTGCCGGCACCCAGACTGCCGGAGAGGATCGTCACCGGGATTTCATCGTTCGTGTCCGTATTCATATCCGGTCACTGGGATCGCAGCGCCTTGAAACCGAGCCACGAGGGTTTTTAGCGTGCGGTACAGACGTACGGACATGGATCTGGCCGATCGGATCGAAGCGTTTCGCGAGACGCTCGACGAGTGGCTGCGGGGGCTCTACCACGGGATGATCTCGCACCCGGCCTACGAGAAGATCGAGAAGGAAGCCGAGGACGCCGAGGACGCGTTCATCCTGGCGTGTTTCCCGGACGCGTTCGGCATCCCGTCGCCGGTCTCGTACTACACCGCGGAACTACTCCCGTACCTCGAGGACGAGTTCGAATCGTGGGAGCGGCGGCTGTGGGACCGCGGAACGTACCTCGAACGCAAGGGCCAGCAGTACCACTTCTGATGGAGCCGTTCGTCTTCTTCGGCGGGAAGGGTGGCGTCGGCAAAACGACCGTCTCCTGTGCGTACGCGCTCCGCTGTGCGCGCGACGGCCAGCGGACCCTCGTCGTCTCGACCGACCCGGCCCACTCCGTCACCGACGTGTTCGATCAACCGTTCGACGACTCCCCGCAATCGGTCGAGGGTATCGACGGGCTCGACGCGATGGAGATCGATCCCGAGGACGAGGTGACGCGCCACCTCGACGAGATCCGACAGGACCTCTCGGAGCAGGTGTCGGCGTCGATGGTCAACGAGATCAACCGCCAACTCGAGATGTCCCACGGGACGCCGGGAGCCTACGAATCGGCGCTGTTCGATCGGTTCATCGATGTGATGCGGAACTCGGAGCCGTACGATCGCGTCGTCTTCGATACCTCGCCGACTGGGAGTACGCTCCGACTTCTCGGACTTCCCGACCTGCTGGAGGACTGGATCGACCGGCTGATGCACAAGCGACGGACGAGCATCGATCTCTTCGAGAAGGCCGCGATCGGCAACAACGAACCGCGCCGCGTGATGGAGGGCGACCCCGTCCTCGCGCGGCTCCAAGAACGCAAGGAGTTCTTCGAGTTCGCCGGCTCGGCGCTGCACGACGACGCCGCCTTTTTCCTCGTCGTGAACCCGGACGAACTGTCGCTAAACGAGACCGAGCGAGCGATCGACGATCTCCGGGAGAAGGACCTCGCGGTCCGCGGCCTCGTCGCCAACAAACTCACGCCGTCGCCGGACCCCGACGAGAACGGCCGCGGCGCTCGCTACCTCCGCGAGCGCGTCGAGACGGAAACGGAACGCCTCGAGACGATCCGCTCGGAGTTCGAGCCGCCGCTGGTCGCCGAAATCGGCTGGCGGAGTTCGGAGGTCAAGGGTGATCTCCTGGCGGACGTCGCCGGCGAACTACACATCGAGACGGCCGCTGAGCCGCCGACACACGTCTATAGTAGCCACTGAAACGATTCAGCACTGATCGGACAGCTGTCGTTCGATCAGGCGTGCAATGACTTTCAGTGGCTGCTATAGCTCGAGTGCCGATCGACGGCCACTCGAGTCCGGTTCGGCGGTCCGTACTGATTCGTTCGTACCGATATTCCGCGAGAGCCGATTCGATTCTGTTATCGTCGTGCCAGGGATGCCCATACCACTCCGCCGTCGGACAGAAACCCGTTTAGGCGCTGCTCGCCCACTCCGGATAATGAGTGCGAGTTACCGGATTGGACTAGTCGGCAAACCGTCAGTCGGCAAGTCCTCCTTTTTCAACGCCGCAACGATGAACGACGTGCCCGAGGGGGCCTACCCGTTCACGACCATCGATCCCAGCGTGGGCGAGGCCTACGCCCGCGTCGACTGTGCCGCACCGGAGTTCGACGAGGAGTGCACCCCCAACGTCGGCTACTGTACGGACGGCACGCGGTTCGTCCCGACGAAACTCGTCGACGTGGCCGGACTGATCCCTGGCGCACACGAGGGCAACGGCCTGGGCAACCAGTTCCTCTCCGACCTCAACGAAACCGACGTGCTCGTCCACGTCGTCGACTTTTCCGGCAAAACGGACGCCGAGGGCGAAGCGACGGAGGGCCACGATCCGCGGGACGATATCGCCTTCCTCGAGGAGGAACTCGACCAGTGGTATCTGGGCGTCCTCGAGAAGGGAATCACTCGATACGAGACGGGCTACACCACAGAGGACGACGCCATCGAGGAGGAACTCGCCGAGCAGATGAGCGCGTTCAAGACCAGCGAAGACGAGATCAAACGCCTCATCCGGCGCGTCGGCGTCGGCTTCGACCCCGCGGAGTGGGACGCGGACGACCAACTCGAGTTGGCCCGCGAGATCCGTAAAGAGACCAAACCGATGGTCATCGCGGCGAACAAGATGGACACCCCCGAGGCGCAGGCGAACTACGAGGAGATTACCGGCGATCCCGAGTACGATCACCTGACGATCGTCCCCTGCAGCGCCCACGCCGAGAAGGCGCTGAAGTCGGCCGAACAGGCCGGCGTCGTCGACTACCGACCCGGCGACGCGGACTTCGACATTCTGGGTGATGTCTCCGGCGATCAGGAGGAGGGCTTAGAGCAGATCCGCGACTTCCTCGAGGAGTTCGGCGCGACGGGGGTCCAGGCGGCCCTCGAGACGGCGCTGTTCGACGTACTCGGCGTGACGCCGGTGTTCCCCGGTGGCGCGAACGGGTTGGGGAACGAACGTGGCGAGGTGCTGCCCGACTGCTATCTGATCCCGCCGAACTCGACCGCGGAGGACTTCGCGTACAGCCTCCACTCCGACATCGGCGACGGCTTCCTGCACGCGATCGACTGTCGGAGCAACCGGCAGCTCGGCAGGGACTACGAGGTCGAAGCGAGGGATGTGATCGAGGTCATCACGACGAACTGAACGATCGCTTCGACTCGAGCGGTGGTTGCGCTCGGTGTGCGCCCCGGGATCCGCGGAACCGACGCGAGCACTGAGGTGCGCCCCGGTCGAATTGTCGGCGGCTCGACGACGATGTGAACGAAAACCGAGGCACCTCTCCTCATGGTTGTGATTTCTGCAGTATCTACCGACCACGAACGATGGTTCCGAACTGGAAGTGGCGATTCCAAGACATACCATGCTATTTTGGCGGAAGGATAATTGCCCCTACCTGTGAGTAAGAAAGTGTGCTATCCGAATGAGTATGACAGCTACTACAAATCAACCCGCCGACGTTTCAGACGCGAGCGATAGTGAATCGCCGACTGAAGAGACGGCGGACCTCTCTCTCGACGACGTGTTTCACATTCTGCAGACCTTTCGCCGTCGAGAGGCGATCCGGTACATGCTGCAGGCGGGCGACCTCGTCAAGATGTGTGATGTCGCCGAACACGTTGCCGCGAAAGAACACGAGACGACCGTCAATCAGTTGATATCGGATGAGCGCCAGCGCGTCTACATCTCACTCTACCAGTCCCACCTGCCGAAACTCGACGAAGCGGGCATCATCGACTACGACAAACCTCGCGGCATCGTGCGGCCGGGCGAGTGCCTCGAGCAGTGCCGGCAGTACCTCGATTCCGCCCCTTTGGAGACGGACGACGCGAAGGAGGATGCGACCGGTACGAGCGCCAACGACCGGTAGTGCGCTGGTATCGGCGTCAGCCTCAGCCTTCTCCTCGCGCCTGCGGTGAGGATACTCCAGCTTCCCGGGTTGATCCTCGGTGTGATCATCACGGCGCTGTTCATGCTTGAAACGACCGCGTTCTGAGCGATTGTGTTCTCTGCACCGCCGTTACCACCGTCTCAGGAAGCGGTGATCGACTCATACCGAACACCAGAATGGACAGCAGTGAAGCGCCGTGGCGACCTCGCCGCTCGAGTCCCGGCGACTGTCGGTGTGAGGCGACAAGTTCTCATTACGGGACCGCTACTGTCCGATAATGAGTATGCGGCAGCTGTCCGGCTATCGACCGACGAAACCCGACGTCGCGGTATTCGTCTCCGGCGTCACCAGTATGGGGCTGGAGATACTTGCGGGCCGGATCATCGCCCCTCAGTTCGGCAGCAGTATCTACACCTGGGGGAGCATCATCACCGTGTTTCTCGCCGCGCTGAGCCTGGGGTACTGGCAGGGCGGAAAACGAGCGGAAACGGCATCGAACCGTCGAATGACCTGGATTTTGCTCGGGACGGCGGCCTACGTCGCCATCGTGGTCTACGGGAGCGGCCAACTGCTGCTCTCGGCGTCTGCGATGCCGCTCCCGGCCCGGTACGCCTCGCTCCCGGCCGTGCTCATCCTCTTCGGGCCGCCGACATACCTGCTGGGCTTTATCAGCCCCTACGCGGCCGAACTCTCCGAGAAGAAGGGGATCGGCGAAGCGTCGGGACACGTCTACGCGCTCGGCACCATCGGCAGCATCGTCGGTGCGGGTGCGACGACGTATCTCCTCATTCCGACGCTCGGCATCGACATGATCGGGCTCCTGTTCGGGCTCATTCTCGTCGGAACTGCGTTCGCGCTCACGCTCCCCGCCCTCTCCCCGCGGCCGGCGGCGGCGAGCGTCGCGATCGCGCTCTTGCTCGTCGTCGCGGCCGGGCTCGGGCCGGTGGCGTTCGACCACCGCGGCGACGTCGTCTACCAGACCCAGACGGCCTACCAGGAACTCGAGGTCATCGACGACGGCGATGTCCGGACGCTGTACCTGGACGACGCCCGCCACAGCGCGATGGATCTCGATGATCCCGACCGGCACGTCTTCGAGTACACGCGATATTTCCACCTGCCGATGTTGATGGTCGACGATCCCGACGAGGTCGAGAACGTGTTGTTCATCGGCGGGGGCGGCTATACCGGGCCGAAGGACTTTGAACGGAAATACGACGTCAACGTCGACGTGGCCGAACTCGATCCCGCGGTGACGCAGGCCGCGAAGGACTACTTCCGCCTCGAGGAGGGCGAGAACATGACCGCCCACACGGAAGACGGCCGCCGGTTCCTCCGTGATACCGACACGACCTACGACCTGATCATCCTCGACGCCTATCAGAAGGATCAGGTCCCGATCCACCTGACGCAGCTGGGGTTCATGGAACTGGCCGAGGAGCGACTCTCCGATGACGGCGTCTTCCTCGCGAACGTCATCGCCTCGCCCAGCGGGGCCGGCTCCGAGTTCTACCGGGCGCAGTACAAGACGATCGACGAGGCCTTCGCCTCGACCTACAGCTATCGCACCTCGGACACGGGTTCGGTCCAGAACATCGAGGTGGTCGCCACGAAGGCCGACACGGACTTCACCGAAGCCGAGCTCGCCGAACGAAACGAGCGCCGCGACGTGGGGATCGACCTGAGCGGCGAAATCGAGACCTCATTGGACGAACCCAGAACCGACGACGTCCCGGTGTTGACCGAGGACCACGCGCCCGTCGACAGCCTCCAGGCGTCGACGGTCGGCCAGAAGTACGTCATCGAACAGACCGGGGAGGAGGAGACGCAGCCGGAACCC is a window encoding:
- a CDS encoding TRC40/GET3/ArsA family transport-energizing ATPase, which encodes MEPFVFFGGKGGVGKTTVSCAYALRCARDGQRTLVVSTDPAHSVTDVFDQPFDDSPQSVEGIDGLDAMEIDPEDEVTRHLDEIRQDLSEQVSASMVNEINRQLEMSHGTPGAYESALFDRFIDVMRNSEPYDRVVFDTSPTGSTLRLLGLPDLLEDWIDRLMHKRRTSIDLFEKAAIGNNEPRRVMEGDPVLARLQERKEFFEFAGSALHDDAAFFLVVNPDELSLNETERAIDDLREKDLAVRGLVANKLTPSPDPDENGRGARYLRERVETETERLETIRSEFEPPLVAEIGWRSSEVKGDLLADVAGELHIETAAEPPTHVYSSH
- a CDS encoding redox-regulated ATPase YchF → MSASYRIGLVGKPSVGKSSFFNAATMNDVPEGAYPFTTIDPSVGEAYARVDCAAPEFDEECTPNVGYCTDGTRFVPTKLVDVAGLIPGAHEGNGLGNQFLSDLNETDVLVHVVDFSGKTDAEGEATEGHDPRDDIAFLEEELDQWYLGVLEKGITRYETGYTTEDDAIEEELAEQMSAFKTSEDEIKRLIRRVGVGFDPAEWDADDQLELAREIRKETKPMVIAANKMDTPEAQANYEEITGDPEYDHLTIVPCSAHAEKALKSAEQAGVVDYRPGDADFDILGDVSGDQEEGLEQIRDFLEEFGATGVQAALETALFDVLGVTPVFPGGANGLGNERGEVLPDCYLIPPNSTAEDFAYSLHSDIGDGFLHAIDCRSNRQLGRDYEVEARDVIEVITTN
- a CDS encoding spermidine synthase yields the protein MSMRQLSGYRPTKPDVAVFVSGVTSMGLEILAGRIIAPQFGSSIYTWGSIITVFLAALSLGYWQGGKRAETASNRRMTWILLGTAAYVAIVVYGSGQLLLSASAMPLPARYASLPAVLILFGPPTYLLGFISPYAAELSEKKGIGEASGHVYALGTIGSIVGAGATTYLLIPTLGIDMIGLLFGLILVGTAFALTLPALSPRPAAASVAIALLLVVAAGLGPVAFDHRGDVVYQTQTAYQELEVIDDGDVRTLYLDDARHSAMDLDDPDRHVFEYTRYFHLPMLMVDDPDEVENVLFIGGGGYTGPKDFERKYDVNVDVAELDPAVTQAAKDYFRLEEGENMTAHTEDGRRFLRDTDTTYDLIILDAYQKDQVPIHLTQLGFMELAEERLSDDGVFLANVIASPSGAGSEFYRAQYKTIDEAFASTYSYRTSDTGSVQNIEVVATKADTDFTEAELAERNERRDVGIDLSGEIETSLDEPRTDDVPVLTEDHAPVDSLQASTVGQKYVIEQTGEEETQPEPASIGTGSEPLGVRPDPIALARPAPVLESVTVDPAQTRPVPA